In one window of Burkholderia sp. NRF60-BP8 DNA:
- a CDS encoding glycosyltransferase gives MKNRVLMVMTRDIPQDVSNGRERTLSFIRKAIGDHMDVTEFKIRSVFEDGGWRAKIGAAVRVGWSVLRGAPCALQVAMFSHPRKRTALLRAVEAIRPDVIYFDGIRLVDYAILVRRSVPGCRIVVDFDDLMSRRANILREQDLPLSAGYLEKSIPGPFVRLANARLVRNAFLGYEAFALRRQERAAIGSSHAVTLVSTEDAQSLRRSLTNDEAVKTHVIAPPMHALVPMRRPAAPFRFVFIGSDRQLQNRLAIEFLVALWARIRPATPLVIYGRMAGRYAPVPNVEFAGFAPTQAEVYTACSIALCPAFLRGGIKSKVLEAVSYGCVPVGNEAAFEGLGFHDDALAMSDARLERFVADPAADLDRVVAAAMRFAAYCEQHFSMPVFDRRWRELIAPPAGSPS, from the coding sequence GTGAAAAACCGGGTGCTGATGGTGATGACGCGGGACATTCCGCAGGACGTATCGAACGGACGGGAGCGCACGCTGAGCTTCATCCGGAAGGCAATCGGCGACCACATGGACGTGACCGAATTCAAGATCCGCTCGGTGTTCGAGGACGGCGGCTGGCGCGCGAAGATCGGCGCGGCGGTGCGGGTCGGATGGAGCGTGTTGCGCGGCGCGCCGTGCGCGCTTCAGGTGGCGATGTTCTCGCATCCGCGCAAGCGCACGGCGCTGCTGCGCGCCGTCGAGGCGATCAGGCCGGACGTGATCTATTTCGACGGCATCCGGCTCGTCGATTACGCGATCCTGGTGCGGCGCAGCGTGCCCGGCTGCCGGATCGTCGTGGATTTCGACGATCTCATGTCGCGCCGCGCGAACATCCTGCGCGAGCAGGATTTGCCGTTGTCGGCCGGGTATCTGGAGAAGTCGATTCCGGGGCCGTTCGTCAGGCTCGCCAACGCGAGGCTGGTCCGCAATGCATTCCTCGGCTATGAAGCATTCGCGCTGAGACGGCAGGAGCGCGCGGCGATCGGCTCGTCGCACGCCGTTACGCTCGTATCGACGGAGGACGCGCAGTCGCTGCGGCGGTCCCTCACGAACGACGAGGCCGTGAAGACGCACGTGATCGCGCCGCCGATGCATGCACTGGTGCCGATGCGGCGTCCGGCGGCGCCGTTCCGGTTCGTCTTCATCGGTTCGGACCGGCAGTTGCAGAACCGGCTCGCGATCGAATTCCTCGTGGCGTTGTGGGCGCGGATCCGGCCGGCAACGCCGCTGGTGATCTACGGGCGCATGGCCGGCCGGTACGCGCCCGTGCCGAACGTCGAGTTCGCCGGCTTCGCGCCGACGCAGGCGGAGGTCTACACCGCGTGCTCGATCGCGTTGTGTCCTGCTTTTCTGCGCGGCGGCATCAAATCGAAGGTGCTGGAGGCGGTTTCGTACGGTTGCGTGCCGGTCGGCAACGAAGCCGCGTTCGAAGGGCTTGGATTTCACGACGATGCGCTTGCGATGAGCGACGCGCGACTGGAGCGGTTCGTCGCCGATCCGGCCGCGGATCTGGATCGCGTCGTGGCGGCGGCCATGCGCTTCGCCGCGTATTGCGAGCAGCATTTCAGCATGCCGGTATTCGATCGTCGGTGGCGCGAGCTGATCGCGCCGCCGGCAGGCAGCCCGTCGTGA